The stretch of DNA GTGGCCGACTCGGTGGTGAGGGTGCCCGTCCGCTCGGCCGTCGCCGACTTCTGCGACCAGGTGCCGCCGTTGCCCGCGGCGGCCGCGAAGACCTCGGCCTTGCCGTCCGCGTCGAAGTCCCCGACGGTCACGGCGGAGCCGAAGGCAGCGCCCGACAGCGGGTAGGAGCCCCCCATCTGGTACATGAAGCTGGTGTTCAGCGCGGGGCCGTACAGCACGGTCACCGCGCCCCGGTCGGCGTGGCCCTCCGTGTCGTCCTCGCCGGGCGCGCCGACGGCGAGGTCCGCGTAGCCGTCGCCGTTCACATCGCCCCAGGCGCTCGCGGCGCCGAAGGCGTCACCGGTCTCGGATGCCCCCTCGACCCCCTCACTGCTCTGCGAGATCGTCTTCTTCTTCGTGGGCTCCGGGCCGCTCGTACCGCCGGGTACGACCGTCACCTTGCCCGCGCCGGCCAGACCGTTGCCGGCCGCCTTCGGGAGCCCCGCCACGATGTCGTTGATGCCGTCGTGGTCCAGGTCCGAGGTCGGGATCGCGGAGTTCCTGCCAGGACTCGACGCGTACCTGCGGATCTCGCCGAGCTTCGCGTACAGGTTCTTGCCGGGGCAGGCGGTGGCGAAGCCGTCACGGTGACCGGAGATCACATTGAGCGAAGGCGTGTCGCCCTTCTTCCAGACGCCGGTGTCGTCGCCCGCCGTGAGCGTGACCTTGCCCGAGGGGTTGCCGCCGTACTGGCCCAGCTTCCACGCGGCCAGCCGCGCCACCGACTCCAGCGTCGCCCTGGTCGGCCGGCCCGCGGCCCTGCCGTCGCCCTCGAAGTCCCCGAGGACCGCGATGCCCGCGGACTCGGTGTTGAAGCCGTACGTGTGGGCGCCGAGCACCGGCAGGTCCACGCCGCCGCCGCGGCCCTCGAAGATCCGGCCGCACTTGTCGACGAGGAAGTTGTAGCCGAGGTCGTTCCACCCCTCGGTCTTCACGTGGTACGCCATGACGGCCCGTACAAGGGCGGGGGAGTCGGCGCAGCTGTACTCGTTGGTGTCGACGGTGTGGTGGACGAAGACCGCCTTCACCTTGTCGATGTACGAGGGCGGGTCAAGGACCATCGACTCGTCCGCGCCCCACTGGGCCCTGCTGATGATGGGGGGCCGGGTGACGGTCGAAGGCGGGGCGGTCGGGATGTCGTCGGCGGCGGCGTTCGCGGTGGCTTGAGGTGCTTCCGCCGTGCCGGACGTGGCGGTGGCCGCGGGCTTGCCCGTCGTTTTGGATGTGCTCCCGGATGTGCTCGCCGCCGTGGTGGTGCCCGGGTCGACCAGGTTCACCTCAAGGCCCTTGGGGAGCCCGGCCGTCGTCGTGCCGTCCTCCGCCACGACCCGTACCTCGACGCCGTCCGAGGGGCCGACCCACAACGGCTGCGACGCCGCCCGCGTACCGGCCTCGGCCTTCTCGGCTCGGTGCGCGTCCAGGTCGAGCTTCTTCCACCCGGTCCAGTCACCG from Streptomyces tsukubensis encodes:
- a CDS encoding FG-GAP-like repeat-containing protein; translation: MSTWKRPARGGGHRSGGWLTAAVAVVALGAAGAVTPAVAAPAPGGTQEAAPQDRTAVATAADGTSERAGAVRVKRPSRVRDLALKSEGRASKELPRTKTEPFSLLGVSWDGVAAGIEGTAEVRTRATETGDWTGWKKLDLDAHRAEKAEAGTRAASQPLWVGPSDGVEVRVVAEDGTTTAGLPKGLEVNLVDPGTTTAASTSGSTSKTTGKPAATATSGTAEAPQATANAAADDIPTAPPSTVTRPPIISRAQWGADESMVLDPPSYIDKVKAVFVHHTVDTNEYSCADSPALVRAVMAYHVKTEGWNDLGYNFLVDKCGRIFEGRGGGVDLPVLGAHTYGFNTESAGIAVLGDFEGDGRAAGRPTRATLESVARLAAWKLGQYGGNPSGKVTLTAGDDTGVWKKGDTPSLNVISGHRDGFATACPGKNLYAKLGEIRRYASSPGRNSAIPTSDLDHDGINDIVAGLPKAAGNGLAGAGKVTVVPGGTSGPEPTKKKTISQSSEGVEGASETGDAFGAASAWGDVNGDGYADLAVGAPGEDDTEGHADRGAVTVLYGPALNTSFMYQMGGSYPLSGAAFGSAVTVGDFDADGKAEVFAAAAGNGGTWSQKSATAERTGTLTTESATLTYMDATTGDFDRDGYADVAVNYRDGANIGRVQWFKGSASGLVKAGTLAVKGGRSVAAGDVNGNGYDDLVIGQPYTSESDAHAGGQVTVVSGSASGLSGATTVHQDSAGVPGAAENGDAMGWSVSAGDVDNDGYTDVLAGVPDEDLTRDGVNQADAGAALLLRGGASGLTGTGSASYNQDTAGISGVSETGDKVGSAVILADLSGWGRADLAIGAAGEDDGNGTILQLDSGAAGVSTTGAVYIGKTQLATDAGVRLGETLTP